TGCGCTGGCATGGTCGGTCATGGCTTGGCCTTTCCGTGGAGAATCTTGCCCGGCGGAGTCGACGCATCCGCTGCACCGGCCGCCGGGGAAGTGCCGGAAGCAGCGGAATCAAAAGCCTGAACAAAGGACTCGTAGGAGAGCGGCAGCACGTCGGGCAGGCGGCCCGTGCGGTCGCCCGCCTCGTACGTGGGATGCGGCTTGGTGCGCATGACGCGCTCGACGACGACGTTGCCGGAGGCATCCTTGCGCGTCTGCGTGTCGCAGAAGAGGATGATGTCCACCAGGCCCAGCACGACGTTGCGGGCCCGATCCGGCAGGCTGGGCTGCGTACGTGTGTACTCGCCCGTGCGCGTCTCCACCGTCTTGTCGACGGCGTGGGAGATGAGCACCAGCCCGTAGGGCAGCGACGCCAGCCGCGTGAGCACGCGATGCCACTCGTTCTTCACCAGCGCCCAGCCTTTGCC
This Phycisphaerae bacterium DNA region includes the following protein-coding sequences:
- a CDS encoding ATP-binding protein; this translates as MPVALPAERSKRANDLAQQTVLVYGAPKIGKSTFASQFPGALFLECEPGLNQLEVFKIATYTWDDLLAACKLVAAGDHPFKTIVVDTIDNAFKYCTDHVCGKHGIEYEGDMAHGKGWALVKNEWHRVLTRLASLPYGLVLISHAVDKTVETRTGEYTRTQPSLPDRARNVVLGLVDIILFCDTQTRKDASGNVVVERVMRTKPHPTYEAGDRTGRLPDVLPLSYESFVQAFDSAASGTSPAAGAADASTPPGKILHGKAKP